The proteins below are encoded in one region of Engraulis encrasicolus isolate BLACKSEA-1 chromosome 1, IST_EnEncr_1.0, whole genome shotgun sequence:
- the pgap4 gene encoding transmembrane protein 246: protein MLSWSAVIVRHVRWSSPVTQGLLLCTLTFSVILPLACHRLMYSYYFLKFMHLDAMSEQALEDSHRRGQEALRFWRDMTAAQASALTPTSAPNVPELLVTVVTARRREGQEYHYLLQVMRRLLALLGDCGKRPCAEVLVCDVESSPALNEDAALLEKQFLVVRRSAGEKSNRRARLNTFEREKQDYVFCLRQGWEMRRPRNVVVLEDDALPRPDFFAVVHDLLSRSFARNTLYVKLYHPERLQRYWNPEPYRLLEWAGLGLLGSSLLLLLFLFSSCSCALLSFSLPHLLFFAVFIMVAVEMVGRHYLLELRRLSPQLYAVSPATECCTPAMLYPGNASARVADYLERAQCSKGNAKDMVLYRIARSTPGERAHSVEPNAISHIGAFSSVRTNPARPKLLP from the coding sequence ATGTTGTCATGGAGCGCTGTGATAGTTCGACATGTGAGATGGTCCAGCCCGGTCACGCAGGGCCTTCTCCTCTGCACACTGACCTTCAGCGTCATCCTGCCCTTGGCCTGCCACCGGTTAATGTACTCGTATTACTTCCTGAAGTTCATGCACCTGGACGCGATGAGTGAGCAGGCGCTGGAGGACAGCCACCGGAGAGGGCAGGAGGCGCTGCGGTTCTGGAGGGACATGACCGCCGCGCAGGCCTCCGCCCTCACGCCCACGTCCGCTCCCAACGTCCCCGAGCTGCTGGTAACCGTGGTGACGGCCCGGCGCCGGGAGGGCCAGGAGTATCACTACCTGCTGCAGGTGATGCGACGGCTCCTGGCGCTGCTTGGCGACTGCGGGAAGCGGCCGTGTGCCGAGGTGCTGGTGTGCGACGTGGAGTCCAGCCCCGCGCTGAACGAAGACGCCGCGCTGCTGGAGAAACAGTTCCTGGTGGTGCGGCGCTCGGCCGGAGAGAAGTCCAACAGGAGGGCCAGACTGAACACGTTCGAGCGAGAGAAGCAGGACTACGTGTTCTGCCTCCGCCAAGGCTGGGAGATGAGACGGCCGAGGAACGTGGTGGTGCTGGAGGACGACGCGCTGCCGAGGCCCGACTTCTTTGCTGTGGTTCACGACCTGCTGTCCCGCTCGTTTGCCCGCAACACCCTCTACGTGAAGCTCTACCACCCCGAGCGGCTGCAGAGGTACTGGAACCCTGAGCCGTACCGCCTCCTGGAGTGGGCGGGGCTGGGGCTGCTGGGCTCctccttgctcctcctcctcttcctcttctcctcctgctcctgtgccttactctccttctctcttcctcatctcctcttcttcgcCGTCTTCATCATGGTCGCCGTGGAGATGGTCGGCAGGCACTACCTGCTGGAACTCCGGCGCCTGTCGCCGCAGCTCTACGCCGTCTCCCCGGCGACCGAGTGCTGCACCCCCGCCATGCTGTATCCCGGCAACGCCTCGGCCCGCGTGGCGGACTACCTGGAGCGGGCGCAGTGTTCCAAAGGGAACGCCAAGGACATGGTGCTGTACCGCATCGCCCGCAGCACCCCGGGGGAGCGGGCACACAGCGTGGAGCCCAACGCCATCTCGCACATCGGAGCCTTCTCCTCCGTCAGGACCAACCCCGCACGCCCCAAACTCTTACCGTGA
- the LOC134445921 gene encoding myelin and lymphocyte protein-like yields MDMDMNTGYRPRLPSGCAIFTELPDMFYILEIVFGGLVWTLVASTFIEPHNPQAWVMTVSVFCFLMTLIWMFVFGCGTHRSSRGWAAADVFYHFVATVLYLSAAVPLAKVTIDMAENSSRNATQDMYYKMDISATVFAYIATLLYFLHAIFSAIRWKTF; encoded by the exons atggacatggacatgaacACTGGCTACAGGCCGCGTCTGCCAAGTGGATGCGCCATCTTTACAGAACTACCAGACATGTTTTATATTCTAGAAATC GTGTTTGGGGGTCTGGTGTGGACCCTGGTGGCCTCCACGTTTATCGAGCCCCATAACCCGCAGGCCTGGGTCATGACCGTCTCCGTCTTCTGCTTCCTCATGACCCTCATCTGGATGTTCGTGTTCGGCTGCGGGACGCATCGCAGCAGCAGGGGCTGGGCAGCAGCG gaTGTCTTTTACCACTTTGTGGCCACTGTCCTCTACCTGAGCGCGGCCGTGCCCTTGGCCAAGGTCACCATCGACATGGCGGAGAACAGCTCCAGAAACGCCACCCAGGACATGTACTACAAAATGGACATCTCAGCTACG gtctTTGCTTACATCGCCACACTTCTCTACTTCCTGCACGCCATCTTTTCAGCCATCAGGTGGAAGACCTTCTAG